The following coding sequences lie in one Methanohalophilus levihalophilus genomic window:
- a CDS encoding ATP-binding protein — protein MPEDPVSYNLSGFKKVLFCFILAALFLSASVCPVGAQGETIKVGVAQYEPVIFIDDTGEASGFTVDVLEHIAAQENWAIEYVPGSWAESLERLESGEIDLLTDVVYSEERDKIFDYSSEFVILEWGQVYTHHDSAIHSVFDLDKKTVVAVQGDLFYANFRSYAANFGVNCTYVEVADYDRLFEAIEGKSADAGIVGKRYNPEHKDEYHIHETSIVFSPFQMYFAVPNGTNQDILKTLDEHMVLLKGDSESVYYQAEAKWFETESDPGIPGWVKMVAGIGGGLLLFFVIASVSLNYQVRRKTAELSENNRQLKAEIVVRKQAETELLNAKIDAEAGNRAKSDFLSTMSHELRTPLNSILGFSQILDAENFGSLNSKQKHYLGNISKSGTHLLQIINSVLDISRVESGTTELEYSRFNLVDLLDEATSLLYPIAASKCISLKVENNSNADYMVADEQRIKQILYNLINNAIKFTEEGGSVRLVASDEGNMLRISVIDTGAGIPEEEFENIFLPFKQLAEFATRRHGGSGLGLYIVKELVELHGGEIQVESEVGKGSTFTFTIPIDAKPTAS, from the coding sequence ATGCCAGAAGATCCAGTTTCCTACAACCTTTCCGGATTCAAAAAAGTATTATTTTGTTTTATCCTTGCAGCTCTCTTTTTGTCCGCATCAGTTTGTCCGGTTGGTGCACAAGGTGAGACAATAAAAGTAGGCGTTGCCCAGTATGAACCGGTAATTTTCATAGATGATACAGGGGAAGCAAGCGGATTTACCGTTGATGTGCTTGAGCACATTGCTGCACAGGAGAACTGGGCCATCGAGTATGTTCCCGGGTCCTGGGCTGAAAGCCTTGAAAGGCTTGAAAGTGGTGAGATTGATCTGCTCACAGACGTCGTATACAGCGAGGAACGCGATAAAATATTCGATTATTCAAGTGAGTTTGTCATTCTGGAATGGGGTCAGGTCTACACTCACCACGACTCGGCAATCCATTCTGTTTTTGATCTGGATAAAAAAACCGTTGTTGCAGTTCAGGGCGATTTGTTCTATGCCAATTTCCGGAGTTATGCCGCCAATTTCGGGGTAAACTGTACGTATGTTGAAGTTGCTGACTATGATCGGTTATTTGAGGCTATTGAAGGCAAATCCGCAGATGCGGGTATTGTGGGAAAACGCTACAATCCTGAACACAAGGATGAATATCATATTCATGAAACTTCCATAGTTTTCTCTCCATTCCAGATGTATTTCGCAGTTCCAAATGGTACGAACCAAGACATTCTCAAGACTCTGGATGAGCACATGGTTTTGCTGAAAGGCGACAGTGAGTCTGTTTACTATCAGGCAGAAGCGAAATGGTTTGAAACTGAATCCGATCCTGGAATTCCCGGATGGGTTAAGATGGTTGCAGGAATCGGAGGCGGATTGTTACTGTTTTTCGTAATTGCAAGTGTATCCCTGAATTACCAGGTCAGGAGAAAAACAGCTGAGCTTTCTGAAAACAATAGGCAGCTCAAGGCTGAAATCGTCGTGCGCAAGCAGGCGGAAACTGAACTTCTGAATGCAAAAATAGATGCAGAGGCTGGTAACCGTGCGAAAAGTGATTTCCTTTCAACTATGAGTCATGAATTGCGCACACCCCTTAATTCCATACTGGGTTTTTCCCAGATACTTGACGCGGAAAATTTTGGCTCGCTGAATTCAAAACAGAAGCACTATTTAGGTAATATTTCCAAAAGCGGCACCCATCTTCTTCAGATTATCAATTCGGTGCTGGACATTTCAAGGGTGGAGTCGGGAACTACAGAACTGGAATATTCTAGGTTTAATCTGGTTGATCTCCTTGATGAGGCTACCAGTCTCCTGTACCCCATAGCTGCCAGCAAATGCATATCTCTCAAGGTTGAAAACAACAGCAATGCAGATTATATGGTGGCAGATGAGCAGAGAATCAAGCAGATTCTTTACAATCTTATCAACAATGCCATTAAGTTTACGGAAGAGGGCGGTTCCGTGAGGCTTGTTGCATCGGATGAAGGGAACATGCTCCGGATTTCCGTTATAGATACGGGAGCCGGCATCCCGGAGGAAGAATTTGAGAATATCTTCCTGCCGTTTAAGCAGCTTGCAGAATTTGCAACCCGGAGACATGGTGGATCAGGGCTTGGTCTCTACATTGTGAAGGAACTGGTCGAACTGCACGGCGGTGAAATCCAGGTTGAGAGTGAAGTGGGTAAGGGCAGCACTTTTACATTTACGATTCCAATCGATGCAAAACCGACAGCATCCTGA
- a CDS encoding methyltransferase family protein yields MEQLVLSIIIFVLIAFAVIHSIMASLPFKRMVRRVVGVKADKYYRHIYNIVTVIILSPLAYLLYNNPGPYLYVVESPWRWLMVGVQLIGAYIGARALMDARNRFEFRGQLASPGTPDAGHMDVVGVYKWIRDPFLLSGLMIIWFTPFMTTNLLALFLVTTVYLIFGSVHTEMRLVSQFGDEYRDYQKRVRRIIPTFGN; encoded by the coding sequence GTGGAACAGTTGGTATTGTCAATAATCATCTTCGTTTTAATAGCATTTGCAGTCATCCACAGCATCATGGCGAGCCTGCCTTTCAAGCGCATGGTACGGCGTGTAGTGGGGGTAAAGGCTGACAAATATTACAGGCACATCTACAACATCGTCACGGTGATAATCCTCTCACCGCTGGCCTACCTGCTCTACAACAATCCGGGGCCGTATCTCTACGTTGTGGAATCCCCGTGGCGCTGGCTGATGGTCGGGGTGCAGCTCATTGGTGCGTACATCGGGGCAAGGGCTTTGATGGATGCCCGCAATCGCTTTGAGTTTCGGGGGCAGCTTGCCTCACCCGGCACGCCGGATGCGGGGCACATGGATGTGGTAGGGGTTTACAAGTGGATACGGGACCCCTTCCTGCTCTCGGGTCTGATGATAATCTGGTTTACCCCCTTCATGACCACCAACTTGCTTGCACTGTTCCTTGTAACCACCGTGTACCTGATATTTGGATCAGTGCACACGGAAATGAGGCTGGTATCGCAGTTTGGTGACGAGTACCGGGATTACCAGAAAAGAGTAAGGCGGATAATTCCGACCTTCGGAAATTAA